A single Parabacteroides timonensis DNA region contains:
- a CDS encoding outer membrane beta-barrel family protein produces MKKCFYLIVTLLCVSLSATAAPISRIKGKIVDAGTNKPLDFADVLLFKKGDTNPVFHALPDVDGSFGIADIKNGEYNLMIRLVGYDLFTRLDIVLSSSSSVVDLGTIAMNPLEVGLAEVEVVAQKKQVIYKLDKKVIEASSNMLASGGTAVDILENTPSIRVDAEGEVSFRGSTGFTVYVDGKPSVFSGTQALEQIPSGHIENIEIITTPSARHDTGGDVGIINIITKKHAQHGFSGMVNLTGSTFLSRGVDFLLTQQNKASRLYFGGGWTDRLRKSHFDQEKTTIVADTATTSHSNGPRESNNFNYSLKAGWMYTLPNTTFNVDLEGGYGGRTRKGDLDYTEERVVNNKPFANGDYYSRDDYDLHETYFQGNVGFDHKFNDKGHQLTGSFYLKYGGNAMEYFQSDLFNKKNEREQGHRAWEDEHRWTVRGNLDYIYPYSKTGHIEAGYQYFSYLEDGDYSMQFWSPEKKEFYWRDDIYNTFYFQHEINSIYAIVGDSYKSFDFQAGVRGEHTHRVLRSSIPGKDREYNKFEFFPSVHLGYTFPKDHKLMASYSRRITRPELFFMEPYITYRDYYSAEIGNPDIRSEYINSFELNYKKNIGEHTVSATVFHRSRKDKIERLRVPYEAGVTLDSMANVGHDYSTGLELSGQVQLTRWWNVNLNGSLYHYKVKNQYKLNGTNEKSTNYDIIWNNAFDLGKSTRIQLDGNFVGPSVTTQGRTDAFWYVNLAVRQQLMKRKLSATLAFRDVFNSARYVSKITTSDLQSITRIRPNYPLITLTLSYTFNNFKAKSSQKKEDHDLFEGTNH; encoded by the coding sequence ATGAAGAAGTGTTTTTATCTCATTGTGACCTTATTGTGTGTTTCTCTGTCTGCAACTGCCGCTCCCATATCCCGTATTAAGGGAAAAATTGTGGATGCCGGGACCAATAAGCCATTAGATTTTGCAGATGTTCTTCTTTTTAAGAAAGGAGATACCAATCCTGTGTTCCATGCTTTGCCCGATGTGGATGGTAGCTTTGGAATTGCAGATATAAAAAACGGTGAATATAACCTGATGATCCGTCTGGTAGGTTACGACCTGTTTACCCGGCTGGATATTGTCTTATCCTCTTCGTCTTCAGTGGTCGATCTGGGTACGATTGCCATGAATCCGCTGGAAGTAGGCCTGGCAGAGGTTGAAGTGGTGGCCCAAAAGAAGCAGGTGATATACAAACTGGATAAGAAAGTGATCGAAGCTTCGTCGAATATGCTGGCAAGCGGCGGTACGGCTGTCGATATCCTGGAGAATACACCGTCTATTCGTGTAGATGCAGAAGGGGAAGTATCCTTCCGCGGAAGTACCGGATTTACAGTTTATGTGGACGGAAAGCCAAGTGTGTTCAGTGGTACGCAGGCTTTGGAACAAATACCTTCCGGACATATTGAAAACATAGAGATTATCACAACCCCCTCTGCCCGGCATGATACGGGAGGCGATGTGGGTATCATCAATATCATTACAAAGAAGCATGCACAACATGGGTTCAGCGGTATGGTCAACCTGACTGGAAGTACTTTTCTCTCCCGGGGGGTAGACTTCTTACTAACCCAACAGAACAAAGCTTCCCGTCTGTATTTCGGCGGTGGATGGACCGACCGTTTGCGTAAGAGCCATTTCGATCAGGAAAAGACAACGATCGTAGCCGATACAGCAACGACATCACATTCCAACGGTCCACGCGAAAGTAATAACTTCAACTATTCTCTGAAAGCCGGCTGGATGTATACATTACCGAACACAACCTTCAATGTAGATCTGGAAGGTGGCTACGGTGGACGTACCCGCAAAGGAGACCTGGATTATACCGAAGAACGTGTCGTCAATAATAAACCTTTTGCCAACGGCGATTATTATAGTCGCGACGATTACGATCTCCACGAAACATATTTCCAGGGAAACGTAGGTTTCGATCATAAATTCAATGATAAAGGTCACCAACTGACCGGCAGCTTTTACCTCAAATATGGTGGTAATGCCATGGAGTATTTCCAGAGCGACCTGTTCAATAAAAAGAATGAGCGCGAGCAAGGTCACCGGGCCTGGGAGGACGAACATCGTTGGACGGTGCGTGGAAACCTTGATTACATCTATCCGTACAGCAAAACCGGACATATCGAAGCCGGTTACCAATATTTTTCTTATCTGGAGGATGGCGATTACAGCATGCAGTTCTGGAGTCCGGAGAAAAAAGAATTCTACTGGCGCGACGATATTTATAATACCTTCTATTTCCAGCACGAGATCAATTCGATCTATGCTATTGTGGGCGATAGTTATAAATCATTCGACTTTCAGGCTGGAGTAAGAGGGGAACATACGCATCGTGTGCTTCGCAGCTCCATCCCCGGCAAAGACCGTGAATATAATAAGTTCGAATTCTTTCCTTCGGTCCATTTAGGATATACTTTCCCGAAAGATCATAAACTGATGGCTTCCTATTCACGTCGTATCACGCGACCGGAGCTTTTCTTTATGGAACCTTATATTACCTATCGCGATTACTACTCTGCGGAGATCGGTAACCCGGATATCCGTTCCGAATACATTAACTCCTTTGAACTCAACTATAAGAAGAATATAGGCGAACATACCGTTTCCGCCACAGTGTTCCATCGTAGCCGTAAAGACAAGATTGAACGTCTGCGTGTCCCTTATGAGGCAGGTGTAACGCTCGACTCTATGGCCAATGTCGGTCACGACTATTCAACCGGGCTGGAACTGAGCGGCCAGGTACAGTTGACCCGTTGGTGGAATGTGAATCTGAACGGTAGCCTGTATCATTATAAGGTAAAGAACCAGTATAAGTTGAACGGTACGAACGAAAAAAGTACCAACTACGATATTATCTGGAACAATGCTTTCGATCTGGGTAAATCCACCCGTATCCAACTGGATGGAAACTTCGTGGGGCCTTCCGTAACCACGCAGGGACGTACAGATGCTTTCTGGTATGTCAATCTGGCGGTCCGTCAGCAGTTGATGAAACGTAAACTTTCGGCTACACTGGCTTTTCGTGACGTGTTCAACTCGGCCCGTTATGTAAGTAAGATCACCACATCCGACTTACAATCGATTACCCGCATCCGTCCGAATTACCCGCTTATCACTCTGACGTTAAGTTACACCTTCAATAACTTTAAAGCAAAGTCTTCGCAAAAGAAGGAAGATCACGACCTCTTTGAAGGGACGAATCATTAA
- a CDS encoding glycoside hydrolase family 127 protein has product MSAWAQVPTQSSVTHVTISGYVGERIDDCIEHRVKTQDVDHLVEPFRHREEKSRWQSEFWGKWIQGAIASYRYNQDPELYQIIKDAAESLMKTQTMDGYIGNYAPDAQLQQWDIWGRKYTTLGLIAWYDLSGDKKALNAACRVVDHLMTQVGPDKVNIVSTGNYIGMPSSSILEPVMYLYNRTKETRYLDYAKYIVEQWETPEGPQLISKAIADIPVASRFPHPKVWFSRENGQKAYEMMSCYEGLLELYKVTGNPLYLSVVEKTVGHIVREEINIAGSGSAFECWYSGKVRQTIPTYHTMETCVTFTWMQLCNRLLQMTGNSLYADYMESAIYNALMASLKADASQIAKYSPLEGCRHEGEEQCGMHINCCNANGPRAFAMIPQFAYQVKDDCIRVNFYGESEAEIMLPGKKNVKLRQVTDYPVADEIILQVELAKESSFTIALRIPAWSRLATVQVNGESVEDVLQGAYLPITRKWKAGDKITVRLDLRARLVEMNQAQAIVRGPLVLARDSRFNDGFIDETTVVVSKDGYVELTPVKAPDFAWMTFTAPLILGTDLEGNSVARPIHFCDFASAGNTWDKSQRYRVWLPRTLNVMHAPYKPY; this is encoded by the coding sequence ATGTCTGCCTGGGCACAGGTCCCTACCCAATCATCTGTAACACATGTCACGATATCCGGCTATGTCGGAGAGCGTATCGACGATTGTATCGAACATCGTGTGAAAACACAGGATGTCGATCATCTGGTAGAACCATTCCGACACCGGGAAGAAAAATCGCGCTGGCAATCGGAGTTCTGGGGAAAATGGATACAGGGTGCGATCGCTTCTTATCGCTATAATCAAGACCCGGAACTTTATCAGATCATAAAAGATGCGGCTGAATCGTTGATGAAAACCCAGACGATGGACGGATATATCGGTAATTATGCACCGGATGCACAGTTACAGCAATGGGATATATGGGGTAGGAAATATACCACGCTGGGATTGATCGCCTGGTATGATCTTTCCGGCGATAAGAAAGCATTGAATGCTGCCTGTCGTGTCGTGGATCATTTGATGACACAGGTAGGGCCCGACAAAGTGAATATAGTCTCGACGGGTAATTATATAGGAATGCCTAGTTCCTCTATTCTGGAGCCGGTCATGTATTTGTATAACCGGACAAAAGAAACACGTTATCTGGATTATGCGAAGTATATAGTGGAACAATGGGAAACGCCGGAAGGTCCGCAATTGATCAGCAAGGCGATTGCCGATATTCCTGTCGCTAGCCGTTTTCCACATCCTAAAGTATGGTTTTCACGTGAAAACGGGCAGAAAGCCTATGAGATGATGTCATGCTACGAAGGTTTATTGGAACTATATAAAGTGACGGGTAATCCACTTTATCTGTCTGTTGTGGAAAAAACGGTAGGGCATATTGTACGGGAGGAGATTAATATAGCCGGGTCGGGGAGTGCATTTGAATGTTGGTATAGTGGGAAAGTACGTCAGACAATCCCTACTTACCATACGATGGAAACCTGTGTAACTTTTACATGGATGCAGCTATGTAACCGTTTGTTACAAATGACCGGAAATTCCCTCTATGCAGATTACATGGAAAGCGCCATCTATAACGCTTTAATGGCATCCCTGAAAGCCGATGCTTCACAGATAGCCAAATATAGTCCCCTGGAAGGTTGTCGTCATGAAGGAGAAGAGCAGTGTGGCATGCATATCAATTGTTGTAATGCGAATGGACCACGGGCATTTGCCATGATACCGCAATTTGCCTATCAGGTGAAGGATGATTGCATCCGGGTAAATTTCTACGGAGAATCGGAAGCGGAGATAATGTTGCCAGGGAAAAAGAATGTAAAGCTAAGACAGGTAACAGATTATCCGGTTGCGGATGAAATAATACTTCAGGTGGAGTTGGCAAAAGAGAGTTCGTTTACGATTGCATTGCGCATTCCGGCGTGGAGTCGTCTGGCTACGGTTCAGGTTAATGGAGAATCGGTAGAAGATGTATTGCAAGGAGCTTATCTGCCTATAACCCGGAAATGGAAAGCGGGAGATAAGATTACAGTCCGGTTAGACCTGCGTGCTCGTTTGGTGGAGATGAACCAGGCACAGGCCATTGTACGGGGGCCTTTGGTGCTGGCGCGCGACAGCCGTTTTAATGATGGGTTTATAGATGAAACGACAGTTGTCGTAAGTAAAGATGGCTATGTGGAGCTAACCCCGGTCAAAGCGCCTGATTTTGCGTGGATGACATTTACGGCACCACTGATCTTAGGAACCGATCTGGAAGGCAATAGTGTTGCACGTCCTATTCATTTCTGTGATTTTGCATCGGCAGGCAATACCTGGGACAAGTCACAACGTTACCGTGTATGGCTGCCCAGGACATTGAATGTGATGCATGCTCCTTATAAACCGTATTAA
- a CDS encoding AraC family transcriptional regulator: protein MNKHISDQLRYLTIGASDEDWGIIVTTIGYQFIPPKGQYPLSCHPDSYNFKPQTGRILNEYQLVYITKGSGYFSSQSCKMQKINAGTMILLFPGEWHSYYPDKDTGWDEYWVGFRGIHIDKRVEKRFFTKEEPLHKIGLSATIVGLYEDILKFASQEKSGYQQMISSIVLHILGTVYYKKKNSSFTNTYVVDKINEARILMKEQIENPMSPEEIASQLGLGYSWFRRMFKEYTGVSPAQYQLQQKLLRAKELLTGSNLNISEIAYNLKFENAGQFSTFFKKKEGVTPSEFRERAH from the coding sequence ATGAATAAACACATCAGCGACCAACTGCGTTATCTGACTATCGGAGCATCAGACGAAGACTGGGGAATTATTGTCACCACCATCGGTTATCAATTTATCCCTCCTAAAGGTCAGTATCCGTTATCCTGCCATCCGGATAGCTATAATTTTAAACCGCAGACAGGACGTATCCTTAACGAATACCAGCTTGTCTATATAACGAAAGGAAGCGGCTACTTCTCCTCCCAGTCCTGCAAAATGCAAAAAATAAATGCCGGTACCATGATCCTGCTTTTCCCGGGTGAATGGCATAGCTATTATCCGGATAAAGACACAGGATGGGATGAATATTGGGTCGGATTTCGTGGTATACATATAGACAAACGAGTGGAAAAGCGTTTCTTCACAAAAGAAGAACCGCTTCATAAAATCGGATTAAGTGCCACTATTGTAGGGTTATATGAAGATATATTAAAGTTTGCCTCACAGGAGAAATCGGGATATCAACAGATGATATCCAGTATCGTACTCCATATATTAGGAACGGTTTATTATAAGAAAAAGAATAGTTCGTTTACGAATACATACGTAGTAGACAAGATCAACGAAGCCCGCATCCTGATGAAAGAGCAGATCGAAAACCCGATGTCGCCGGAAGAGATTGCTTCACAATTAGGATTAGGTTATTCCTGGTTCCGCCGTATGTTTAAAGAATATACTGGCGTCTCACCTGCCCAATACCAGTTGCAACAAAAGCTCCTCCGTGCCAAAGAACTTCTTACGGGAAGTAACCTGAATATCTCCGAGATCGCATATAACCTGAAATTTGAGAATGCAGGCCAGTTCTCTACCTTCTTTAAAAAGAAAGAGGGCGTAACGCCCTCCGAGTTTAGGGAAAGGGCACATTAA